In the Pongo abelii isolate AG06213 chromosome 9, NHGRI_mPonAbe1-v2.0_pri, whole genome shotgun sequence genome, TTTCCTGACTCAATAGCATAAGTTCTTTGAGAGGCAAGTCTATACGTTTTTTATTAAgagatggggccaggtgcagtggctcacacctgtaatcccagcactttgggagactgaggcaggagcattgcttgagcccaagagttcaagaccagcctgggtaacatggtgagactccatctctacaaaaaaaataaataaataaaaataaaaaattagctgggcgcagtggcatgcacctgtggtcccagctactcagaaagctgaggtaggagaatcgcttgagcccaggaggtcaaggctgcagtgagctatgatcacaccaccgcactccagcctagatgacacagcagcagcctgtctcaaaaaatcaatcaataaaaataatagagatgGAAGTACTACTGCAGGAATAATGGTTGATGGTACAAAGACAGACACTCAGTGGCTATTGTGACCAGACACCACTACATACTAGTGAGAGATTTTGGTACTCGCTGAGGATAAATTATATCCCAAATCTTTAATATTCTTCATGAAAGAGTGAGGGAAAAAATGAATGCAAGGGAATCAGTGATTTCCAGGAAAGTGATAGAAACTACGAGAAATGTCATGAGCCATATTGCTTGAagttactaaatttaaaaatcactttcttaAGGATATGGATTATTTGAGAAGATGTAGAAACTAATTGTCCTCAAAAGTAAAATCTCaccattttctccatttctctttagTCACTTAGGATACTAATGCTAACCAAGTGTTCTCCTAAAAGGCATCAAAGacggccaggcgaggtggctcacccctgttatcccagcactttgggaggccaagaagggtggattatctgaggtcagaaattcgagactaccctggccaacatggtgaaaccccatctctactaaaaattcaaaaattagccgggcgtggtggtgcgcgcctgtaatcccagctactcaggaagctgaggcaggagaatcatttgaacctgggaggcagaggttgcagtgagccgagatcgtgccattgcactctagcctgggcaacaagagcgacaccgtctcaaaaaaaaaaaaaaaaaaaaaagaaagaaagaaaaaagcatcaaAGACACAGGGataatgtttttgagaaggaATGAGGGTTAGAAGGTGAGTAAATGGCTTTCCTCTTCTCAGCCGTTCCCTCAGCACAGGAGCCCTTGGTCAATGGAATACAAGTACTCATGGAGAACTCGGTGACTTCATCAGCCTACCCAAACCCCAGCATCCTGATTGCCATGAATCTGGCCGGAGCCTACAACTTGAAGGCCCAGAAGCTCCTGACTTACCAGCTCATGTCCAGCGACACCGACGGTGAGACATCTGAGCCGCTCGCACCCTCCCTGAATCTCACACATCACATACCACCTCCAGATTCCAACTCAGTGTCCTTCCCACCCCAGTGCTGCCTCTGACTGTAAATAAACTACCCAAACACCTTTCCCTACATACCTGGAAGGTACCTGGAAAGAAACACATGTGAAATCAGAGCATTCATGGAGGAGGTCAGTAAAGCAGGGAGAGTTCTGGACTAGACGTCGAAAGAGCAGCCTTCTGGTTCTGGCTCTGCCACGTCATAACTCTGGGATCTGAGACAAGTCACTGGCTACTGCTTAGCTTCACCTTGCAGATGATTCTAATAATAATAACCCTACTACTACTAATAGCAATGATAATATGATAAAATCTCTGTTCTGCCTATCTCCCAGGGGCTGCCTGCAGGCTCAAGTTAgataaagtttaaattattttgtaactgTAAATTTCTGTATATAAATCTATGAGTATTTTGCTGCTTTTCTAATCATATACCAGGGATTCTGAAATACCAAATACTAGAGTCACCAAGTTACACAGAGGCCACTAGATTAAATACTCCCTTATGTattcttccatatttttttctttggaaagacAGATCAAAGAACTGCtcatgttattaaaaagtcaaaatgctCTAGATAAAAAGCAGAGAACTCATCACTGGCTCCTGGAGAACTGTCCCCGTCTCTGTCTAACTGTTGTGTTCTCTTCTCTGCAGATCTAACCATTGGGCAGCTCGGCCTCACCATCATGgccctcacctcctcctgccGAGACCCTGGGGATAAAGTATCCATTCTGCAAAGACAAATGGAGAACTGGGCACCTTCCAGTAAGACCTCACTGGAAGGGAGAAAAGAGTCAGGCACATGGTTTTTGCTAAGAATTTTAAACCCAGAAAGGAaaagggtgggggtggagagaaaggaaagttAGGGAAGAGACACAAGGTATCCTTCACTCTGGTCCTTCTGATAATCACACAGAGGAAAGATTCATTTCCAATCCAAAATGAACTAGAAAAGGTCATGATCCCAAGGACACAAGCTTGTCGAGCTATCACCTGTCTGAAGACACAGAGTCAGTCATCCCTTTTATTCTTTGCAGATGCCTGATGACAttcttttgaaaaacactgaAGTTGCTCTTTGCCTATGTTGTGTGTCTCTTTGGGGGCAGGTTTTCTAGCAATTTCCTTTTCAAAGGCTTGGCTTTTCCTTCTTTGCAAATGTCCTCATCGTGGTGAATGTGAGTCTGATGAAGGTTCTCTGTCCCCTTCGGAGGCCCCAACGCTGAAGCATCAGCCTTCTATGGGCCCAGTCTAGCGATCTTGGCACTGTGCCAGAAGAACTCTGAGGCGACCTTGCCGATAGCCGTCCGCTTTGCCAAGACCCTGCTGGCCAACTCCTCTCCCTTCAATGTAGGTGAGTAGGTCACCACTACCCCGAGCTGGGAACATCAGAGGCATTGTGCACTGAATGGTGGAGCTGGCAGGGAACTGGGAAAGGAAAGCATTCCATGGAGGAGGAGCTAAGGACGTGAACGTGCCTGTGGATGGGAGAAACTTATCAGATGTTTGTTGGGCAGGTGAATTGAGGAGTACatgaaggaaggggagggagcgTTATGTAGAAACAAAGACAATTGATAATACTTGATATGTCTGGCAGCTACAGAATCTCCGCTGGGAACAATAGTCATGTCATTCAAGTCAGAAGTTCCTCCCAAAATAAAGAACTTATTAATGTCTTGCTTCAGTTCTCCTCTGCGTCCTCTTTTTAATCACTACCGATGCTCCCACACTCCATTCTTTTTGATGCTTCTCCTCATTACATCCAAATATCCTCTCTCCATTTAACAGCTACTCTCGGAACCCTAACTCATGATATTTCCCTTCATGGAAACTCGAGCACCACCTTTCGTCTTTGTTCTGCAAGCATATGGCTGCTTGTGAATGGAAGGTTTTCCCTCTACAACATCATGTCCTCCTTCTGTCCCCTTGTATGGATAATGATCCTTCTCCGTGGGGGCCACTGTCACAGCCCGCATTCATGGTCACCTTTTCTCCTCTGCCAACTCTCTAAGCAATAGTATTATCTCAGGTTTTCACTCCCTTACGCATGCCCCATCAGCAACCTCTCGTTTCAGTTTCTGTCAGACAAACAGGTGAACCACTGCTCTAGGATCCTCCCTGGGGGTTAAGAACAGACTGGTCTCCCTTTCACATCTGGGACCTCACACATTTCTGGGGCATCTCTGCCTCCAAAAATTTGGACTTATTTGCTTGTAACACTAGCACCCTTAATGAAGTTATGCAACTTTCAAATGGGGATTTGGCCCTGCTGCttacttaatttttctgagcCTCCATTTTTTGTCTCTTAAATGGAGATGATTACAGGTACTATTTCACAGGTTGTTCTGAGGAGCAAATAAAATCACGGAGCCAGAATATAATAAGCACATAATAAATGTTACCTGTTCATATTGCCGTGATGGTGACTATGGTGATCTTATCCCCTCTGTCATTCACAGACACAGGAGCAATTGCAACCTTGGCTCTGACCTGTATGTACAACAAGATCCCTGTAGGTTCAGAGGAAGGTTACAGATCCCTGTTTGGTCAGGCACTAAAGGATATTGTGGAGAAAATCAGCATGAAGATCAAAGATAATGGCATCATTGGAGACATCTACAGTACTGGCCTCGCCATGCAGGTAAACATGTGCTGGATGCTCTTGGTTGGGTTCCTGCCAATAAGCCTGGATTGCAGAATCAAGAGGCCAGGCTTCTACTAACATCTCTGTGAAAGTCCAGCTAGTATGACCTAAGATATATTCTTTGTGgtgcctgggcctcagtttctctactGGTAAAATGCAGGTAAGTGTTAATTCCTCCCTACCTCCTATGTAAAGTGTGAAAACAAATCTATATGAACTCGTTTCTcttccttggggaaaaaaaatgaaacaaatcaatcaagaaatatattaatttattattaataatgatcAGTTTATTTGTAGTAGTTCAGACTATTACAATTTTGATgtataaataataagaatattaaAGCAGGCCctctaaaaatatacaatttttatatatatatgatgcaatcttttatatatataaaatcttatatatatatcttatatataagatGCAATCTTACCAGCCAAGTgttctttttcagtgttttaccTTGATCTAAAAATAGCAAGTTTATACTCAAAATGATTAAGGAAAATAACCTAAAGTTGACCCAGCCTCACAAAAACCCATAGTAAATGGTAAAGCAGATCTATCTGTCAGCCAAGTCCATACTCAATTCTATGCTTTAATAGCATGCATTCCCAGGCTTCGATTCTGTAAGATGTGTTTGGTATTCATAGTTCCAAATCCAACAACCCACCCTACCCTACTTGATTAGGGCAGCAGCCTCCATAGAAGACAGATGCACCAATGGTAGTGGGCAGAAATAACCAACTAGAATCAGAAACTAGCAGCCATCTGTGGCTGAATCCTCTAATCCCAACTAAGAAGTTTTAGCTCCAATGACTCAAAATATCCTATGGGGATTAATAGGACCAGGAACTCTTCAACTCAGAAAGCCCAGGAAAGGGAGAATCATGGAATGATGATGCCAGCCCTAAACCTAACATAGTTGCGGACTATTAGAAAGAAATTGTCTCCTGGGGAAAACAATGGAGACTAGTATTGAGATTTcatacattaaaaattagaaaaggatATAAACAGCCTAAGAATTGGTTCATGTTAAACATAAGAGCAAAAAAATAATTTCCACTTCAATGGACCACGTATAGAAGTGACTAATAAATATAAAGTTCACTTCTATGTCACAGTCAAGGAGACTTTGTCATAGAACAAAACCCTGTTTTTTCCATGGCTGAATTTTACAAGAACATTCCCAGTGCTCTTGTCTAGAAgctttttggaaagaaaaaggcaGTCTGGAAGAGATATAAAAGATggtttggggactttttttttttttacatgtgacTCTCTAAAAATAACCTTGCTTCAATTTAGCACCAGAGAAGTGTTTACTTTTGCTAACTTGGTTTGCGAATTCTGTTTGGATTTTATCACCTGCCAAGTACACTGATAAGCTGTACCTGGGAATTAAAGCTTTTCCTATCAAAAGGCAGGACTGTGTCTAGATCCAAATACCACAGGCCATGTGGATTTCTTGTCAGAATACATAATCTCTCCCTACCCTTTTTACTGCCTCTATCTGGAATTTACTTAGGCATCCTGAAGTCTGGAATCAATAGGTGtctaatatataacattttcctAATCTAAAATATTCTGATATAGAAAATCAAAGGGCTCTGGAACTATCACAACTTAGGTTTGACTCCTAGACTTGCCACCATCTCAGACAAATATTGAATTtccccaaattttattttctccataataATAAGGTTGCAATTcggttaaataaaatgtggtatgcaaAAAAATGCATGCATAATGTCATGCTTAACAATTGTTCAAGATCTGTCTCAGCAGAGCAGTGATGCTAGTAAACTTCCTTTTCAGCCTTTGTTCACCTTCTTCCAAGATGTCAGTACACTTCCAGTGGCCCAGGCCATGCTCATCCCTACCCAAAGACGCTCATGAGGCATTTCCTCTGTTCCAGAACTTCTCATCTTTCTTCCATGAATATCCTATTGCTTTCAAGTTTCCTCTGATAGGCGCTTATCTTGAAAAGGGATCtgataggccaggcatgatggcttacacctgtaatcccagcgctttgggaggccgaggcgggcggatcacttggggtcaggagttcaagaccagcctggccaatatggtgaaaccccatctctactaaatatacaaaaattagcctggtgtggtggcaggcacctataatcccagctgctcaggaggctgaggcaggagaatcacttgaacccgggagacggaagttgcaatgagccgagattgcaccaatgcactccagcctgggcgtcacagcgagactccatctcaaaaaaaaaaaaaaaaaaaaaagaaaagaaaagaaaagaaaagagaactgatAAACTTCTTGATGGAAAGTTATTAATGACATCTAACCACTTAATGTGTTATCCTCTCTAGAGTGTTGGCGTTGGTGATGTGTAATCCCAATGAATATATCTTGCTTAGTGAAATTTGGGAGGTGCATATGACAAGTGGACAAGATATTGTTGCTGAGGAGCACCCACCTGATGGCCCTTAAACCAACTGCCTTGTAAAGTGGCCTCTGTCCAGAGCCATGCTTTATGGATGCTGAGGTTCAGTGATGGTCGTCCCTGTCACAATTGCCCAGTTGTGCATACTGACCCTAGCTGAGACAGCCATTTAtgactcctctctctctcttctcccatttCCTATTCCAAGCTTCAGGTGAAGCAGTCATTAACAATCTCAGCCTATTAACATACTCTGGTGGCCATAATTGCACTGTAAAGGAAGGGAGGTGGTAATGACAGCTTCCATATCACATGTCACACATCACGAAATGCTTTTATATATTAGCCCCTTGGAACCGCAAATGACTCCCCCAACAATAGACAGaagttattatttctattttattcatgcGATAGATAACGCAGCAAAATAGGTGAATGGCTGCATGGCTTGGTGTATTACTCAAGACTCAttttgcaagtaacagaaacccaAATCCTTTTagctcaagaaaaaaatgaggatttACTATTCACATACACTGGGAAGTCTAGGGCTGAATTAGGTGGTTTCAGGAATAACCAGAATAAAGGGCTCAAATCATGATATCAGGAGCCACTCTTTTTTCATCGTCCAGCCGTgattttcctcattctttcctgCTGCAGGGCTTCTTCAAAGTGTCTGAGAAAGATGGTCACTAGCAGCTTACTGTTTACTGGCATGGTCCAGTTGAATAACCttagcaggaaaacaaaaatctttcgGTGTCCCAACATCTGTATGTCAGGGAATGACTCTGATTAGTACATGTGTCCACCAATCACTGTCATCAAGGGGATGGTGACCACCATCAGCCCAGCCCAGGTCATGAGTCCATCCTGGGCCAGGGTTGTGGAGCCTCTGAGAGTCCTGATGCAAGCACAAAGTGAGGGAAAATCCACCAAAGAGGGCACATGACAACATAAAACAAGGGGTTTACTCCGTTTATGTGGCTAGATTGTCCTAGGCTAAAGCTCCCTCTGGAGCCCAGCTCTCACCCTCACTCTACATTCAAGAGTCGTTCGTAAATATGACTGCCTAATAGTGTTCCCTGGATCTGATCATTGCACAGTTCTGTGTCTGCTGTCtgacagacactgtgctaagtggtGGGGACATAGCATTGAAGACGAATGTGTTCCAAACCTTACATAGCATTGGCTTTGCATTCTGGGTGACTACGTGATCACAATGATTAGTGATCAAGTTTATCTCTTAAGACATGTAAGAGCCAACTCTCAGCTATGCCtaattcctctttctctctctctttctctcttccttcccaggCTCTCTCTGTAACACCTGAGCCACctaaaaaggaatggaactgcAAGAAGACTATGGATATGATACTTGATGAGATTAAGCAGGGGAAATTCCACAACCCCATGTCCATTGCTCAAATCCTCCCTTCCCTGAAAGGCAAGACATACCTAGATGTGCCCCAGGTCACTTGTAGTCCTGGTAAGACATCCACCTCTCCTTATGTCATAAAGCAGCAACTTATGCCAGAAATGACATGTGGATCAATGTTAAGTGGCATATAGGCTTGTAATGTCCATTATTCCCATGTGGGCAGAGCACATCTGACTCCCAGTCCTTAAGAGTGTGTGCTAGCACAGACATACCTTCCTGCACTCAGAACTCAGCCCCATATCTACTTCATTCAGCATATATTTATGCAGCtcctactatgtgcaaagcatTTTGTGGGATACTAGAGGTAGGAGAAGCTCCATGGTCCCAACTATCAAATAACATATAtagcttcatttattcattcgacAAATGTACCATCAAACACTATGCATATCTTATCATATCTGCCTTTCGCAAAGTCAGAAGACAGATGTGTAAACAAAAACTACAATATTTGGGACAATCAAGTAAGTATTAAATAGAAGTTAAAGCCACACATAGTGCaaatgccaaaaagaaaaatagtgacCAGTTGTTGATTTTGTTTGGGAGGCTTCGGAAAAGAACAGAATTCATATTTAAGTCGAGCCTTAAAGATCTAAATACGAAAGCTCGATGCACGCAACATATCAGTGAGATGGAGTGGAAACCTAGCATgccactttttaattaaaaatatctttattttattcaattatgcATACAAATGAAAGACACTTAAAATTCAAACATTACAGAAATATGCATTTAGAAAGTGGAGGTCTTGCATAAAAACTTATCACTCCAGAGATTACTAGTGTTTGGTATGGATTcctcaaactctttttttttaaataaaatgctaacATAAAGCATCATTCCTCTTGCATTGCATGAACTTCCTAAGACAAGAAGTGATTAATAAGTTTCTTGTCTAACTCAATGCAGAATGTGGAGAACAAAATCAAGCAAACTGATCCCAATCCTACCAAACACTACCACATTCACTCGACCCCTTAGGCTGCTTCCCAGTGATGTCCCAACCTTAACAAGGTGGCCATGGAGTTTTTGCCGGAATTCTATGCTAGTTGTCCAAGTACTTTGTTAAATGGTATGAAACTCACTACTTTCTTGAAATGTCTTCTGGGGTGAGTTGCCAATAACAGAGATTTTGCACCTATGATACAAACCCCATAATCTTTGACAAATGTGGCCTCTTTGCCCTTCACAGATCATGAGGTACAACCAACTCTACCCAGCaaccctggccctggccccaccTCCTCATCTAACATCACTGTCATATACACCATAAATAACCAGCTGAGGGGGGTTGAGCTGCTCTTCAACGAGACCATCAATGTTAGTGTGAAAAGTGGGTCAGTGTTACTTGTTGTCCTAGAAGAAGCACAGCGCAAAAATCCTATGTTCAAGTGAGTATTACAAATGTCATTCATCATTCTCTCAAGGCCTGATGTGAATTCCCATTTTTTATCCATcctctgttttcttaatttttttccttttgataacAGATTTGTATTTAATAGCCCCTTGAGCAGCTTACAATCTAATAAATAGGTAAGGCTCTCATGAAAACTTAAATCATGCAAGTCAATGTATgatgaagttttaaaaacaaaaattcagaggAGATTCGAAAGTCCATTGCAGACTAGAATAGGCAAAAGAGACTTTGTAGCTTTGAACCACAAAGAATAGGTACTATTTACAAAGATGTGGGAAGAGGTAAGTCCAGAAAAAGAAATGGCCAGAAaaagctgggcgtagtggctcatgcgtgtaatcccagcactttgggaggccgaggcatgcagatcaccttaggtcaggagttcaagaccagcctgaccaacatgctgaaaccccgtctctactaaaaacacaaaattagccaggcgtggtggcacatgcctgtaatcccagctattcggggggctgaggcaggagaatcgcttgaacccgggag is a window encoding:
- the CBLIF gene encoding cobalamin binding intrinsic factor, giving the protein MAWFALYLLSLLWAMAGTSTQTRSSCSVPSAQEPLVNGIQVLMENSVTSSAYPNPSILIAMNLAGAYNLKAQKLLTYQLMSSDTDDLTIGQLGLTIMALTSSCRDPGDKVSILQRQMENWAPSSPNAEASAFYGPSLAILALCQKNSEATLPIAVRFAKTLLANSSPFNVDTGAIATLALTCMYNKIPVGSEEGYRSLFGQALKDIVEKISMKIKDNGIIGDIYSTGLAMQALSVTPEPPKKEWNCKKTMDMILDEIKQGKFHNPMSIAQILPSLKGKTYLDVPQVTCSPDHEVQPTLPSNPGPGPTSSSNITVIYTINNQLRGVELLFNETINVSVKSGSVLLVVLEEAQRKNPMFKFETTMTSWGLVVSSINNIAENVNHKTYWQFLSGVTPLNEGVADYIPFNHEHITANFTQY